The following is a genomic window from Amaranthus tricolor cultivar Red isolate AtriRed21 chromosome 10, ASM2621246v1, whole genome shotgun sequence.
TCCGAAAGTGTTTCGGATATTGGAAAAGCCACTGCATGAGTTTCAAGGCCATACCAGTGAAGTTTTGGACCTTTCTTGGTCTAAAATTGATGTAAGTAATTGTATAGAACGTATGGTTTTGAAGTCTTTAACGACCCATTTGGTAGATGGaaataaatggtggtaatgagaatgaaaaagtcTGATCAAAGTTTATCACCATGGGAATGAtgtggaacttttgatgaaattttacactataagtcatttccattaccaccatttagtaccgtgAGTGTTTTGAGACATCACTTATTTGATCTCTTTCTTTTAAGATGCAGTGTCTCTTGTCTGCATCCGTCGATAAAACTGTTCGTTTGTGGCGAGTGGGGATCGATCATTGCCTTAATGTCTTTCCTCATAATAACTACGGTACTTATCTTCAAGCGTCTTGTCGTGTGCAACTCGATATTCTTATAATCTGCTAAGTTAGTGTGTTTATGCAGTGACTTGTATTCAGTATAACCCGGTTGATGACAATTGCTTCATTAGTGGGTCTATAGATGGAAAGGTTCGTATTTGGGAAATATCTCATTGCAAAGTAGTCAATTGGATTGAAACTAAAGACATTGTTACCGCAGTCTGTTATCGCCCGGATGGCCAGGTACATTTGAATTTGGAAACTTTATTAACTTATTCTTTAGCCAGAAAGTGCTCGTGAGTTGCTATTGACTCACGTCGAGGAATGCTTTTCTTTCAGGGTGGAATTATTGGCTCGCTTGCAGGGAGTTGCCGTCTTTACAGCATATCAAGTATAACATAATACTGTCTCAACTGTTGTTTTTGAGCTCTTATCTTATAAGTTTTTTGAGATCTGCTTGAGTGTTGTTTGTTTGACGCAAATAAAGCTTAGATTCTCATAAGTAACATAGAAACTCTAGTTCTCCACTTCTGGTTGGTAGTTGACGGACCTGTTGGAAAAGATAAAGGAGAAACATAGTTGGCGGAGATAGCCTAGTCTTGTGACAAATGTTGTAAAATACTTCCTACGATAACgctattaattttagttttatgttttacGGGAATTTTCTAAGTTTATATGTGATTCATTTCCTTTATTTAAACTATCATCTGAAGGGTTGATTTCTCAATGGGATTCTGGTGCTTCTTTTGTATTTCAGATAATCAATTGGAGCTAGATGCTGAGATTTTTTTGCACAATAAGAAAAAGTCGTCTGGGAAACGGATAACAGGCTTCCAGGTAAACGTCTTATGTAGCCTGTCTCATTAACAAGTCTCCCTCTCTGTTGTTGGAAAATAAACCACATGTGATCCCACATTGAAAAATTAGAGAGAGGTTGACTAATATATAAGTTTGATGGGTAACTCCTATTACGAATTGGTTTTAAGATGGAACCTCATTAGGTTCGTATCCAGTCAACTCTCCTCTTGTATGGGTCTTGTGCAAGCCCAAATTTATCACGTGAATCCTTTCTTATTTCAGTAGGGGGAAGAAATTTGTTGTAGCTCTCTAATAAAGTTTTCAATGCAGTTCTTCCCTCAAGATCCAAGCAAAGTGATGATTTCATGTGCTGATTCACAAGTTAGGATTCTTCAAGGTGTGAATTTGATAAGCAAATTTAAGGGTaagctctctctctctctcagtGTCACATGCTTCAGTACTCACTAATCTTCTAGCGAATCAGAATAAGCGAATTATGACGGGTTCTGAGCTATTTTAGGGTAATTTTTAGCAAATTGTGAATTGAAATGCAAATTAACTGGCAAATCATGTTACCttgctctctctctctctctctctactCTAGTTTTCACTGCCTTGAAATATCTTGAATTGGTATCATTTCTGATTTTTGTAGTGTTGAAAAACTCTTTCTTAGCTTCTTCATTGACTCAAATGTCTCTTTCATGTTCTCTAGGGCATCGGAGAACGGGAGCGTACTGCACAGCATCATTCACTGCCGATGGAAAGCACATAGTCGCTGCATCCGAAGATTCCAATGTCTACGTTTGGAAATGCAATGATCAGGATTACACAGACTCatcgcgcataaagaagataACATCGTCCGAGCGATTTCTTTCCTACGCATCTATCGCAGTCCCTTGGCCAGGGTTACAAAACGAAAGCAACAGAAATCAGTGGCACCGTGGTGCGTTGAATGGCTTGAATCATGGTTTGCGGCCTTACTTCTCACCACCCCGTTTTTCTTGTGGGCAAGATTTCTTCTTGGAGTTGTATTATCCTAAAGGTGCAGCATTATGGCCCGAGGAAAAGCTCGTTTCTCAGAGCCCTCCTTGCCTAATATCTTCGATGCACAAATCCGAGTACAGATTCCTGAAAACTTGTCAGAGCAGAGCATACTCCGATGCTTGGGGTATGGTCATTGTTACTGCTGGATGGGATGGAAGGATCAGATCATTTCATAATTACGGACTACCAGTACCCCATTGAAATTCCTGGTTCAACATTTTTTTCAAGAAAGGTTTAAAATCCAGTTGGTGAATTGCACTTTTCTGGTGGGCCTACGCCAGATATCCGCGCATAATCTCGTTATAATGCGATCTGAGTTTAGCCGATGATGGAATGTGAATTTCGGGAAAATCCCAACATAATCATATGATTATTCCCTTCATTTTCCCTTGAGAATTTTGCGCAATCGGGCCCAAAAAAGTTATTCATGGGCTTAATTTTAGCTATTTGGAGATAGCACATCCATGTGATAGAAGCAAATATAAGCTTTGTGGGGTCTTGAGCGGAACCATTTTTGATCTCTTCCTCTTAAATTTGTGTGGGATTTGATACCGAAATTGGTGGGTTATACAATGATTTAAAGTCTCCTGTCCTGTCCGCCATTTGAAAGTCGACCCCATGGTTAGGCCCAGCGACGTTTGGGTTAAGCGGAAAGGAAAAATTGTCGATGGGGCATGATCCTTTGGCCGGTGCTGAAAGTACAGATGAACCCATGTTCCTGTTTGGTTGCTAGTCAACATCCAGTATTACTCCATCAAGCTGAGAAGGATACAATTTTTTGGGTTATAAAATACAGCCTCTGGGCGGGACTCATTGGGATTTAACctatgtaaataaaaattcgttttttttttaCCCAGAGATAGCGAGCATGTATTTGGTTTATTTTCATCGCCTTTTCGCTCCGAGTTAAAGTTGAAACTTTTGTTGTAAAATCGTTCGATTTTTGTAAAGATGGAAATTTGGAACACAAATTTTGGTCATAGTATTGAACAAAGTATAGTATAGTCCTAGTTTTTGTATTACTTTGACTGTCTCTTTCAGGTGATTACTAAAGTGTCCCAAATACTTACAAGTTAGATGGTATTACTATTTATGTGGCATCAAGTAGCTTAAGCTCATTTAAGCTTATTGCCAGCTTGTTGCATGGCAGAAATATTAAAGCTATTGAACAATAACAAATTTAGAGAGTTAATGCATAGACAATGAAGCATAGAGCACCATACGTTCTTTGGCGTGTGTAAGCGACTACCCGATATTACATTACCAGCTATAAACGattcattattatcatcatactcAATGTATTTCGATCATGTTATATCAtactacaaaatattaaaagctATTTGTATTTTGTACACATGAATCATTGATTCACGTATGTCTGCATGATATGTTGGTTAAAGCCGTGGCAGAGCAAATATAATTGAGGTTCTATtcaatttttgaattatttttaaaatgggGCATTTTATTAGAAAATTGACTTTCTCCTTAGAAATGCAAAAAGGATAACAATCATCATTATATAcatcatactaataaaaatattgaaagatGACAAATGTCATACTTAGGGAGCCTTGACAAATAGAgatgatagttgattacatgataatatttacctaatttgaatcttttttttaaaattggagTTAAATTaggtaattatttatataatttattgtaGAAATTATATATACCTAACTTAAAATTTGATGTGTAATTGATGAAAAAGTGATGTAttcgataaataatttaaaaaaaatcaatatttaatactccctccgatcctttaatttagtcccatttccttGGGCACGCATATTAAGGATTGTGTGGGGTCCAtgtaaaaggtggtagttgggtatttttaagtaaGGGTATTTAAGGGTTTATgggggtaaattcgtaattacgtgtgtgaactaagggtatttaagtaaaaaggattgccaaaaatagaaatgggactaattcaaaggttttgccaaataagaaaatggaacTAAATTAAAAGATCGAAGGGAGTATTTGCTTTAAAAAGTCacatattcaataaatttaaccacaataatatatacttgcattattttttgaaattatatttttatatattttatagtaATAAATTTGTACATTACAAAATTTTCTATACTATATTTTCTCAATTGTCAAAGTAATATTTAACCTAAAAGTCAACTTTCATAAACCGTAATCAAAACATGTGTTTcgtcaaaagaaaaaatatggtaaattttaaacaaaacacGAGTTATCTCGTAAAAAAAGCTAAACTTTCGAAAAATGTATACGATTATATGAGCATTGAGTTTTAGTTTTGGTTTTGCACTAACAAACTGTATTGAAAATCTTGTTTATTTACCATACTATATCATCATAATTAATAAGAGGAATGTCTTGTTTATTTTACGTATACAAAATACAAAGCAACAAATTAAACACTTTTTTGAGAGTTAAGATTATAAGCATCAGAAACAGGATTAAGTCTAGTATGAACTTAGTCCACAGTAATATTAGTGTGGACCAATATTCACACTCTCCTCTTCCACTCCACTTTACTCTTTCATTCCACTCCACTTCACTCCGCTCTACTCTACTCTACTCTACTCTACTCTTATACTCCTTAAAATCCACTCTactcattaaaaaattttaaaaactaaaaaaaatttaaaattttaaaaattaaaataaaaaaataaaattaaaatttaaaaaaatttaaaaaataaaattaaaattaagtttttttttcagttATTTTGAAGTACATAGTAAAAAGTGAAGAGAGTAAAAATAAGAGTGTTAAAATTTGATCCACACTATTTTAGTGTGCATCAAGTCCACACAAGAGTTTCTCCGGAAACAGTCAACTTCCAAAACTTCTATTAATTTTCCACATTCATATTTACCTAAAAGGGCTTATCTAATTTATAACaagttaaaattttcaaatcttcTTTCAGTTTCACACTTCATAGCTAGAaaggtcaaaattttaatttgatttgaaattagTGAGTTATATctcaaaattttcaacttttaaCACAAATTAACTCGAATCTGAAAATAAGGGAAAAAATTGGATCAAACTCGATTATATGACCCGATTATTTTGGCCCGTTTTTAAAACTTTGGATCACTATATTTCTTatcttttttgtattttgaatcAATATTTCCGTGTTGTAGCCTTAAATTCGttatatttctttcttttaacaagaaaaaattttcttcaaaaatttttaaaataatttatatatattttgggaaaaaaatcAATGGATAataaagtattttaaaaaaatcgtgACTCGTTGGAACGACCAAGACCCAACACAAATTTGACGCGACCTGATCAGAGTGACCGAAAATCCGTCTGCCTAACTATTTTTGACCCATTATATATCTTATCATTTTTCGTTTTTCAAGTACATTTATATAGTGTAGCCTTAAAATCaaatgtttcttttttataagaaaatttttaaaaaaaaaacaaaaattactttatataatgtttttgaaaaaatcaatgataaaatatttttaaaatattctaacTCGTTGGGTGATTGGGTCGAGCTAAACCCAACACAAACCCGACATGACTCGATCAGTTACAAAAGTGGCTGACTCAAAACCCGTCTACCAGACTATGACTATTTTTACAGGTCTATTCACAATTGAATTTAACTCAATTTCTTGAAAGTGCAGttatatgtttttatatttgtattGATAGGAAAAGAGATTACGAGCACCGTAAAACAAAGATTAATCTTGACAACCTACTATAAAATACTAGAAACTTTAACCTGCGGATGAAATGAAGAACTTGAAATAAAATAACTCTAGAATTGAAGATCTTTTAGACAATACTGTCTACCGGATCTTGATACTAAATCGAGACACTAGTTAATTTTCCTATAAGCATCAAAAACCAATAGAGAAAATATGAGCAGCAAAAAGGTCAGAAATTTCACTTTAAGTGTGATTAGAAGTAGAGGTGAACATGGTTCGGTCTGACACTAAAATCAGACCAAACTAGAAATTtcgatttgaaaatttttcggATCGGACTGGACCGTTTAAATcaccagaccggaccggaccaaaccgttttATAACGGTCcgatttggtctggtctacagttttttatttttatattttcatccaatttaatacatgtatttatgcaaatatttcacacctacaattaataaatataataatttgtaattagttgataacatcaacattattcaagtatatattactatataaaaataactacatcttaaaatatctaggtagcaacttaattttttaaatacaaaattatgatttttgaccATAGTATGGTTTGCGGTTCGGTCTggtccaaaaaataaaaagaaccgAGACCAGACTGTAAACCgtgatttaatttgaaaaaaaccaAACCAGAAAATTTAAActgtagaccagaccaaatactaaaattcCAATTTAATCCAATTTGGTTTATGGTTTAGATCAAGCTTTATTCAGCCCTAATTAAAAATGTGTCAAATCCTAATCCGTTAACCTCCTTATATAGGACGTGATCCCATGCATTACACCACTCTCCCATGTTAATTGGTGACATGTTAGTGGGACAAATAGGTTAATTATCCTAACCGTCAATTAAAGAAAGAAATCTCAAACCTACATTTTTCAGAAGAAAGCAACGACTTGTCGCTTTTGAAAGCGATGACTCATTACCAAGGCGATGAGTCGTCACTTTCAAACGAGTCGTAAAAAATTTCTGCCAAAACCAAGAAAATGCTTATTTGGGCCTATTACCGCCAAAGGCTTAAAACTTATTATACTTTTTACTTAGTATACCTATTATACTTTAAATGTCCAACATAAAACCTATTACTAAAACATGGGCATGCATAGGTTTCTAAATCAAGGCAGAAGTCAATCTACTATTGTGAGAGATTCTATTTCAGTGACAagacctcaaaacaaaaggtctatatattaataatttgtgttattaAGCTATTTAACCATGTAAAAAATGCGTCTCATAGTGAAACAATCTCATAAaaaaatgtgtaaaaaaaaactAGATAATGAATATTATTGGTAGACATGGTTGTGCATCAATCAAGGGAAAAGTCTATCTATGCATAAATCTGAATGCATGATGTTTTGGATCACATAAAGTATCCATCTTATCATTGTAAGAAGTTGGttcatcaataaaaattaaatctttcAGAAACCAAGATCTAGCGAAACTGAAAATCAAATGTCCTACGAGATCATGTTTCTTAATATGATATGCAGTGTGCACTACTACGGTCTGCAGTAGTCTCACCCAGGGGTGTATCTAGACTTGGGCTGGCATGAGA
Proteins encoded in this region:
- the LOC130825037 gene encoding uncharacterized protein LOC130825037, with the translated sequence MLKQMMDTCNDPGENQFFDALEEISANSDSGFDCFCSNFAPGAGSSVSSSSQFDVWIQNPESVQARRSKFFNRLGFDVNKISGDDAENDWISANFNGVMLKDTSFECEFSSSRSPMSFFSVGDSEFCGNLTCKESMDEGMLNLGGENRAKQSEHGLSSSSSSDLSHVKNPAMSPLVGPTKKVTKWWLNRLRSFNCVMESECEQCSYDSSAGGRIQRVKVHQNKKRSKELSALYYGQNFRAHEGAILTMKFSPDGQFLASAGEDRIVRVWQVVEDNRSNELDIPETDPSCVYFTMNHLSELEPLSTDKEKNGKLKRIPDSACVILPPKVFRILEKPLHEFQGHTSEVLDLSWSKIDCLLSASVDKTVRLWRVGIDHCLNVFPHNNYVTCIQYNPVDDNCFISGSIDGKVRIWEISHCKVVNWIETKDIVTAVCYRPDGQGGIIGSLAGSCRLYSISNNQLELDAEIFLHNKKKSSGKRITGFQFFPQDPSKVMISCADSQVRILQGVNLISKFKGHRRTGAYCTASFTADGKHIVAASEDSNVYVWKCNDQDYTDSSRIKKITSSERFLSYASIAVPWPGLQNESNRNQWHRGALNGLNHGLRPYFSPPRFSCGQDFFLELYYPKGAALWPEEKLVSQSPPCLISSMHKSEYRFLKTCQSRAYSDAWGMVIVTAGWDGRIRSFHNYGLPVPH